The following is a genomic window from Moorella sp. Hama-1.
CCTGGAGATGTTCCCCTATCCCTCCGGCAACCTGCACATGGGACACGTCCGCAACTACTCCATCGGCGATGTCGTCGCCAGGGTCAAGCGGATGCGGGGTTATAATGTCCTCCATCCCATGGGCTGGGACGCCTTCGGCCTGCCGGCGGAAAACGCCGCCATCCACCGGGGTATCCCGCCGGCGCAATGGACCTGGAGCAATATTGCCAACATGCGCCGGCAGCTCCACGCCATGGGCATCAGCTACGATTGGGACCGGGAGGTAGCTACCTGCCACCCCAATTATTATCGCTGGACCCAGTGGCTTTTCCTGCAGATGTATAAACACGGCCTGGCCTATCGTAAGAAGGCCGCCGTCAACTGGTGCCCCTCCTGTGCCACCGTCCTGGCCAATGAGCAGGTCGTGGATGGTGCCTGCGAGCGTTGCCATACACCGGTAATGCGTAAAGACCTGGAGCAGTGGTTTTTCCGCATTACCGACTATGCCGACCGCCTGCAGGAGGATTTGAAGAAACTACCCGGCTGGCCGGACAAGGTTAAAATCATGCAGGAAAACTGGATCGGCAAGAGTACCGGTGCTGAGGTAGTCTTCACGGTCGAGGGCAGCGGCCGGGAGATCCCGGTCTATACCACCCGCCCGGATACCCTCTACGGGGTGACCTATATGGTCCTGGCACCCGAGCACCCCCTGGTGGAGGAATTGACAGCCGGGACGCCTTACGCCGGGCCGGTGGCGGCATTCGCCCGGGCGGCGCGGTACTTGAGTGCCCTGGACCGTACAGCCACAGACAAGGAAAAGGAAGGCCTCTTTACCGGCGCCTATGCCATCAACCCGGTTAATGGTGAACGGGTGCCCATCTGGATTGCCAACTACGTTCTCATGGAATACGGTACCGGGGCTGTTATGGGGGTGCCGGCCCACGACCAGCGGGACTATGAGTTTGCCCGCAAGTATGGCCTGCCCGTTAAGGCGGTAATCCGGCCGGTGGACCGGGAACTGGACGGTGCCACCATGACGGCCGCCTATGTGGAAGATGGCGTCATGTTCAACTCCGGCCCCTTTGACGGCGTCCCCAACAGGGCGGGTATCAAGAAGGTCACCGAATACCTGGAGAGTATGGGTAAGGGTAAAGCCAGGATCAACTACCGCCTGCGGGACTGGCTTATTTCCCGCCAGCGGTACTGGGGCGCGCCCATACCCATGATCTACTGCGACCACTGCGGCATCGTACCGGTACCGGAGGAAGACCTGCCGGTACTCCTGCCGGAAGGGGTAGAATTCCGGCCTACCGGGGAGTCGCCCCTGACCTATTGCCCGGAGTTCGTCCAGACCACCTGTCCCCGATGCGGCGGCCCGGCCCGCCGGGAGACGGACACCATGGACACCTTCGTCTGCTCCTCCTGGTACTTCCTGCGCTACACCAGCCCCCACAGCCAGGACCAGGCCTTCGAGAGGGATAAAGTCGACTACTGGATGAATGTAGATCAGTACATCGGCGGGGTGGAGCACGCTATCCTGCACCTGATGTACGCCCGCTTCTTTACCAAAGCCCTCCACGACTTCGGCCTGGTAGGGGTCGAGGAGCCCTTCCAGAACCTCTTGACCCAGGGCATGGTTCTCAAGGAAGGCAGCAAGATGTCCAAATCCAAGGGGAATATCGTCAGCCCCGAAGAGATAATTGACCGCTACGGGGCCGATACGGCGCGCCTGTTTATCCTCTTTGCCGCCCCGCCGGAGCGGGACCTGGAGTGGAGCGACCAGGGGGTAGAGGGCTGCTATCGCTTCTTGAACCGGGTCTGGCGCCTGGTGGCCTCTTACGCCGACGCAGTACGCCAGGCTGGTGGCCCGCCGGAAATTAAAAGACATGACGACCGGGAACTCTGGCGTCTCCTCCATGCCACCATCAAGAAAGTTACCGAGGATGTTGAGGAACGCTTTAACTTTAACACCGCCATCAGTGCTATCATGGAATTAGTTAACGGCTGCTATCGTTACCAGGATACCGTGCCGGCTGGGGAGGAAAATCTGGCCCTCGTGGGTGAGGTCTTACGGAAGCTGGTCACCATCCTGGCCCCCTTTGCCCCCCATATTGCCGAGGAACTCTGGCAGGGCCTGGGCGGCCGGGAGAGCGTTCATTTGGAATCCTGGCCCCAGTACGACCCGGCAGCCCTGGTAGAAGAGGAAGTAACCCTGGTGGTGCAGATTAACGGCAGGGTGAGGGACCGCCTCCAGGTGCCGGCAGGTCTGGAGCGGGAGAAAATAGAGGAACTGGTCCTGAAGCGGGATAAGATGGCCGCCATGCTGGCCGGGCAGCAGGTGGTCAAAGTCATCATTGTCCCGGATAAACTGGTCAACGTCGTCGCCCGGCGGGCGAGTTAGCTTTTCGTCAAGCTCGCATGACCTGCAGCCGGGTTGTGCGGGGCAGTTTCTGCAGGATAACGGCTGTGCCGCGGACAACGGCTGCCAGGGGATCATCAGCGATGGTCACGGGTAGTTGCAGGCCGTCCGCCAGGAAGGAATCCAGGTGGTGCAGTAAGGCCCCGCCGCCGGTCAGGGTAATACCCTGTTGGATCAGGTCGGCCGCCAGCTGGGGCGGCGTTTTATCTAGGACGTGGCGGCAATTATGGAGCAGGGTTTGCAGGGGTTCTGCCAGGGCCGTTGTCAGGTCGGCCGGGGTTATTTTTATCCGGGCCGGGAGGCGGGTCAGGGTATGAACCCCTTTAATTTCTATCTTTCCCCCGGGGGGATGGCAGGCGTAAGTACTGGTGATTTTCAGCCTTTCAGCGCTGGTAAAACCGATCTGCAGATGGTGGTGACGCCGCAAATAAGCCTGGATGGCTTCGTTAAAACTATCGCCGGCCACTGGCAGGGAGCGACCGCTGACCACGCCCCCTAGGGAGACGACGGCGATCTCGGTAGTCCCGCCGCCGATATTGATCACCAGGTTGCCCAGGGGCTCTTCCACCGGCAGCCCCGCTCCCAGGGCGGCGGCCACCGGTTCTTCCACCAGGAAGACGTCCCGGGCGCCGGCCTGGCGGGTAGCCTCGATGAGGGCGCGTCTCTCCACCGGGGTACTGCCGTAGGGGGTTGACAATACTACCCGCGGCGACGGCAGGGCTACCCTGCCGGCAGCCCTGGTAAGGAAGTAACGGAGCATGAGCCGGGTGGTGTCGAAATCGGCAATTACACCCCGCCTCAGGGGTCGGTAGACTACCAGCCGTCGCGGCGCCCGGCCCAGCATGGAGCGGGCCTCCTCGCCGGCGGCCACCACCTTTTTGGTCACCCTGTCAAAGGCGATAACTGAGGGTTCCCGTAAGACAATGCCCTTTCCCCGCAGGTAGACCAGGGTATTGGCCGTCCCCAGGTCCACACCTAGGTCGCGGCTGTAGCGCGCCAGGAGTCTCACTCCGGGCATTTTACCACCCCCAAAAATACAGCTGTCGTCCAACCTGGCAACTTTAACCTGAGCCAGTCCCTCACGTATGCGATAATCATCCTCCTTTATTATGGTTTTAGATAAAGG
Proteins encoded in this region:
- the leuS gene encoding leucine--tRNA ligase → MDARYNFKEIEPKWQRRWEAGDLYRVTEDPDKPKFYCLEMFPYPSGNLHMGHVRNYSIGDVVARVKRMRGYNVLHPMGWDAFGLPAENAAIHRGIPPAQWTWSNIANMRRQLHAMGISYDWDREVATCHPNYYRWTQWLFLQMYKHGLAYRKKAAVNWCPSCATVLANEQVVDGACERCHTPVMRKDLEQWFFRITDYADRLQEDLKKLPGWPDKVKIMQENWIGKSTGAEVVFTVEGSGREIPVYTTRPDTLYGVTYMVLAPEHPLVEELTAGTPYAGPVAAFARAARYLSALDRTATDKEKEGLFTGAYAINPVNGERVPIWIANYVLMEYGTGAVMGVPAHDQRDYEFARKYGLPVKAVIRPVDRELDGATMTAAYVEDGVMFNSGPFDGVPNRAGIKKVTEYLESMGKGKARINYRLRDWLISRQRYWGAPIPMIYCDHCGIVPVPEEDLPVLLPEGVEFRPTGESPLTYCPEFVQTTCPRCGGPARRETDTMDTFVCSSWYFLRYTSPHSQDQAFERDKVDYWMNVDQYIGGVEHAILHLMYARFFTKALHDFGLVGVEEPFQNLLTQGMVLKEGSKMSKSKGNIVSPEEIIDRYGADTARLFILFAAPPERDLEWSDQGVEGCYRFLNRVWRLVASYADAVRQAGGPPEIKRHDDRELWRLLHATIKKVTEDVEERFNFNTAISAIMELVNGCYRYQDTVPAGEENLALVGEVLRKLVTILAPFAPHIAEELWQGLGGRESVHLESWPQYDPAALVEEEVTLVVQINGRVRDRLQVPAGLEREKIEELVLKRDKMAAMLAGQQVVKVIIVPDKLVNVVARRAS
- a CDS encoding rod shape-determining protein, coding for MPGVRLLARYSRDLGVDLGTANTLVYLRGKGIVLREPSVIAFDRVTKKVVAAGEEARSMLGRAPRRLVVYRPLRRGVIADFDTTRLMLRYFLTRAAGRVALPSPRVVLSTPYGSTPVERRALIEATRQAGARDVFLVEEPVAAALGAGLPVEEPLGNLVINIGGGTTEIAVVSLGGVVSGRSLPVAGDSFNEAIQAYLRRHHHLQIGFTSAERLKITSTYACHPPGGKIEIKGVHTLTRLPARIKITPADLTTALAEPLQTLLHNCRHVLDKTPPQLAADLIQQGITLTGGGALLHHLDSFLADGLQLPVTIADDPLAAVVRGTAVILQKLPRTTRLQVMRA